A single genomic interval of Camelina sativa cultivar DH55 chromosome 11, Cs, whole genome shotgun sequence harbors:
- the LOC104721871 gene encoding choline monooxygenase, chloroplastic-like, whose product MTTMMMIRSTATLKEYLTPTLKSTKGNFSSHGEFGVSVSQFSRRRYLSPSRVFAVSDINKLVTEFDPKIPLERASTPPSSWYTDPQFYSYELDRVFYGGWQAVGYSDQIKESRDFFTGRLGGVEYVVCRDDNGKIHAFHNVCSHHASILASGNGKKSCFVCPYHGWTYSLSGSLVKATRMTGIENFALNEMGLKPLRVAVWGPFVLLKVTQATSRKGEDESDDALVASEWLGTSVGRLSEGGVDSPLSFICRREYTMDCNWKVFCDNYLDGGYHVPYAHKGLMSGLNLETYSTTIFEKVSIQECGGGSKAGEDGFDRLGSQALYAFVYPNFMINRYGPWMDTNLVVPLGPRRCKVIFDYFLDPSLKDDEAFIKRSLEESDKVQMEDVVLCESVQRGLESQAYDKGRYTLVEKPMHHFHCLLHQNLKL is encoded by the exons ATGacaacgatgatgatgatcaggTCAACGGCGACTTTGAAGGAATATTTAACACCGACGCTAAAATCCACCAAAGGAAATTTCAGTTCTCATGGTGAATTTGGCGTTTCAGTCTCTCAATTTAGTCGGAGAAGATATCTCAGTCCGAGCAGAGTCTTCGCCGTTTCAGATATCAATAAGCTCGTGACGGAGTTTGATCCGAAGATTCCGTTGGAGAGAGCATCTACTCCGCCGAGCTCGTGGTACACTGATCCTCAATTCTACAGTTACGAGCTCGATCGTGTCTTCTATGGAGGATGGCAAGCCGTag GATACTCTGATCAGATTAAAGAGAGTCGTGACTTCTTCACTGGGAG GCTTGGGGGTGTAGAATATGTTGTGTGTAGAGATGATAATGGAAAGATTCATGCTTTTCATAATGTATGTTCTCACCATGCTTCTATTTTGGCGTCTGGAAATGGGAAAAAGTCTTGTTTTGTCTGCCCTTATCAT GGATGGACGTATAGCTTGAGTGGGTCGCTTGTCAAAGCTACTAGAATGACTGGGATAGAGAACTTTGCTTTAAAT GAAATGGGACTTAAACCTCTACGAGTGGCTGTCTGGGGACCTTTTGTTCTCCTCAAGGTAACTCAAGCCACATCGAGGAAAGGAGAAGATGAGAGTGATGATGCATTAGTGGCATCAGAATGGCTTGGGACTTCTGTGGGAAGGTTGAGCGAAGGTGGAGTTGATTCCCCGCTTAGTTTCATTTGCAGACGCGAATACACTATGGATTGTAATTGGAAG GTTTTCTGTGATAACTACTTAGATGGTGGGTATCATGTACCATATGCACATAAAGGTTTGATGTCAGGTCTCAATCTCGAAACCTATTCTACAACG ATATTCGAAAAGGTTAGTATCCAAGAATGTGGAGGTGGTTCCAAGGCTGGCGAAGATGGTTTTGATAGGCTTGGATCTCAAGCTCTTTATGCTTTTGTCTACCCAAATTTCATGATAAATAG GTATGGACCTTGGATGGACACGAATCTAGTGGTACCATTAGGACCAAGGAGATGCAAAGTCATCTTCGACTATTTTCTTGATCCTTCTTTAAAG GATGATGAAGCTTTTATCAAGAGAAGTTTGGAAGAAAGCGACAAAGTTCAG ATGGAAGATGTTGTGTTGTGTGAGAGTGTTCAAAGGGGTCTCGAATCTCAGGCCTATGACAAAGGAAGATATACTCTTGTGGAGAAGCCAATGCACCACTTCCATTGTTTGTTACATCAGAATCTCAAACTTTGA